One part of the Nymphaea colorata isolate Beijing-Zhang1983 chromosome 8, ASM883128v2, whole genome shotgun sequence genome encodes these proteins:
- the LOC116259131 gene encoding uncharacterized protein LOC116259131 — MAAGYYYHQHNRQSGFLGAPYSSTVGLPPLPLLFFSFILVLFLSLSWYMSYESAFEGLIDQIKMVLMVSPLVLLLVVQWLSGAERRWLPYVFPLPERDSIHRAGSSPWGVAVLLVVLMFMISYQSYFHERWFPLLSRA; from the coding sequence ATGGCCGCTGGCTACTACTATCACCAGCATAACAGGCAGTCTGGGTTCCTTGGTGCTCCTTACTCGTCCACTGTAGGTCTTCCACCTCTCCCACTCCTGTTCTTCTCCTTCATACTGGTtctattcctctctctctcctggtATATGAGCTATGAGTCCGCCTTCGAGGGGCTGATCGATCAGATCAAGATGGTGCTGATGGTCTCCCCCTTGGTGCTGCTCCTGGTGGTTCAGTGGCTCTCTGGTGCAGAGAGGAGGTGGCTGCCTTACGTGTTTCCGCTGCCGGAGAGGGACTCCATTCACCGAGCCGGCAGCTCTCCTTGGGGAGTTGCCGTGCTCTTGGTGGTGCTCATGTTCATGATCTCTTATCAGTCGTACTTCCACGAGCGTTGGTTTCCTCTGTTGAGCAGGGCATGA